The following are encoded together in the Ketobacter sp. MCCC 1A13808 genome:
- a CDS encoding GMC family oxidoreductase has translation MANKRLNNWALETVPQPGLGGRQGFQPRGKCLGGSSAINAMVYIRGHPSDYDDWAALGNEGWAYQDVLPYFRLSEHNERLNDEYHGQNGPLWVSDLRTDSPFHHYIADAAREAGLPVTADFNGAEQEGVGVFQVTQKDGERWSAARAYLLPHLQRPNLKVATLALAQRILFEDGRAVGVEYRQGERQRIVRARKEVILASGAFKTPQLLMLSGVGEREELVQHGIPLAHHLPKLGKNLRDHPDFVFGMTTQNPDTFSFTASGFNRLGRESWRYYRQRRGALTSNFAEAGAFLKSRPQLDRPDLQLHLVTGLVDDHGRNLHFKKGFSCHVCLLRPRSHGSVRLQSADPQEPPLIDPAFLHDPQDVEDLVAGYKLTQRLLDAPSLKQQILKYVFPLNINNDNDIRRILRQRVDTVYHPVGTCRMGIDDQAVVDLVRGQSRIPSQLTDVEANQTQHYGTN, from the coding sequence TTGGCCAACAAAAGGCTCAACAATTGGGCTCTGGAAACAGTCCCACAGCCCGGCCTTGGAGGCCGCCAGGGTTTTCAGCCCCGCGGCAAGTGCCTGGGCGGCTCCTCAGCCATAAACGCGATGGTCTATATCCGCGGCCACCCCTCTGATTACGACGACTGGGCCGCCCTGGGAAACGAGGGCTGGGCTTATCAGGATGTGCTGCCCTATTTCCGCCTCAGCGAGCATAACGAACGCTTGAACGACGAATACCATGGACAAAATGGCCCGCTCTGGGTGAGCGATCTGCGGACCGACAGTCCTTTCCATCATTATATTGCCGACGCTGCCCGCGAAGCCGGATTACCCGTCACCGCCGACTTTAATGGCGCAGAACAAGAAGGGGTCGGCGTGTTCCAGGTTACCCAGAAAGACGGCGAACGCTGGAGCGCGGCTCGTGCCTACCTGCTACCCCACTTGCAGCGGCCCAATCTGAAAGTAGCAACCCTGGCGCTGGCACAGCGCATCCTGTTTGAAGATGGCCGCGCCGTCGGAGTGGAATACCGCCAGGGTGAGCGGCAACGAATTGTACGCGCCCGTAAAGAAGTCATTCTGGCCTCCGGCGCTTTTAAAACGCCGCAATTATTAATGCTATCGGGTGTCGGCGAGCGAGAAGAATTGGTCCAACACGGCATTCCCCTGGCGCACCATCTGCCCAAATTAGGCAAAAACCTGCGCGACCACCCGGACTTTGTTTTCGGCATGACAACCCAGAATCCCGACACCTTTTCATTCACCGCCTCAGGATTCAACCGTCTCGGCCGGGAAAGTTGGCGCTACTACCGCCAACGTCGTGGCGCATTAACCTCTAATTTTGCGGAAGCCGGTGCCTTTCTGAAATCCCGGCCGCAACTGGACAGGCCGGACCTGCAACTGCATCTGGTCACCGGCCTGGTGGACGACCACGGTCGCAACCTCCATTTTAAAAAGGGCTTTTCCTGCCACGTTTGCCTGTTGCGGCCGCGTAGCCACGGCAGCGTGCGCCTGCAAAGTGCAGACCCGCAAGAGCCACCGTTGATTGACCCGGCTTTTTTGCACGATCCTCAGGATGTGGAAGATCTGGTGGCAGGGTATAAACTGACACAACGACTGCTTGATGCACCTTCACTAAAACAACAGATTTTGAAGTACGTGTTCCCGCTCAACATTAACAATGATAACGATATACGCAGAATTCTGCGGCAAAGAGTGGATACGGTTTATCACCCGGTGGGCACTTGCCGGATGGGTATAGACGACCAAGCCGTAGTCGACCTTGTTCGCGGCCAAAGCCGGATACCCTCTCAACTCACCGATGTCGAGGCCAACCAAACACAGCATTATGGTACAAACTGA
- the rpmB gene encoding 50S ribosomal protein L28 — protein MAKVCQVTGKRPITGNNVSHANNKTKRRFEPNLHHHRFWVESEKRFVRLRVSAKGMRIIDKKGIDSVLTEMRTRGEKV, from the coding sequence ATGGCTAAGGTTTGTCAGGTGACCGGTAAGCGTCCGATCACTGGAAATAATGTTTCACATGCGAACAATAAAACCAAGCGCCGTTTTGAACCCAACCTGCACCACCATCGCTTTTGGGTTGAGAGCGAAAAACGCTTCGTAAGGCTACGTGTATCGGCTAAAGGTATGCGTATTATTGATAAAAAGGGCATCGATTCTGTTTTAACAGAAATGCGAACCCGCGGTGAGAAAGTATAA
- the rpmG gene encoding 50S ribosomal protein L33, which produces MRDKIRLVSSAGTGYFYTTTKNKRTMPEKMEIKKFDPVVRKHVMFKEAKIK; this is translated from the coding sequence ATGCGTGACAAAATTCGATTGGTTTCCAGCGCGGGTACAGGTTACTTCTACACAACCACCAAAAACAAGCGCACCATGCCTGAGAAAATGGAGATCAAAAAATTCGATCCCGTTGTTCGCAAGCACGTAATGTTCAAGGAAGCTAAAATCAAGTAA
- a CDS encoding EAL and HDOD domain-containing protein, producing the protein MEIYLARQPVFDRDMVAIAYELLFRSGNVAHAIIDDPNAASMKVLANAFSEIGLDTITSGKPALVNITHDILAKGDLPKGLHALLIPEVLETVVVNGDVISEVENLVELGYKVALDDFEYSEAWKPLLQYADYIKLDVMALGVEGVEAQLKLLKASGVLRGKLVAEKIETYEEFEIYKAMGFDYFQGYFLCKPHLVVGKSIPASQQVLVSLLGELGGDDYDVEKVSSIIAQDPRLSYKLLRVVNSAAFGLPRRVTSIEDTVVFLGANELRRWAGMLALAGVDNKPNELLLTGIKRAKMCEFAAKSLKRSNPGSYFAAGLLSVLDALLDQPLDLLMKQMPLSPELEQALLEGGGELGQILCAVIAYDEGRFDKVSPMGLDANQMWEMYLDAVQWAEKVSQSMSAPH; encoded by the coding sequence ATGGAAATTTATCTGGCGCGGCAGCCGGTGTTCGATCGCGACATGGTTGCGATTGCCTATGAGCTGCTGTTCCGCAGTGGTAATGTCGCTCACGCAATTATTGATGATCCGAATGCCGCGTCTATGAAGGTGCTGGCTAATGCTTTCTCCGAGATTGGTCTGGACACGATCACCAGCGGTAAACCGGCGCTCGTGAATATTACCCATGACATTTTGGCAAAAGGGGATCTGCCGAAAGGTCTGCACGCCTTGTTGATACCCGAAGTATTGGAAACCGTCGTTGTTAATGGCGATGTCATCAGTGAAGTGGAGAACCTGGTGGAGCTGGGTTACAAGGTCGCGCTGGATGACTTTGAATATTCTGAAGCCTGGAAGCCCCTGTTGCAGTATGCGGATTACATTAAGCTGGATGTGATGGCGTTGGGGGTGGAAGGGGTTGAAGCGCAGTTAAAGTTGCTCAAGGCCAGTGGTGTACTGAGGGGCAAGCTGGTGGCAGAGAAAATTGAAACCTACGAAGAGTTTGAAATCTATAAAGCGATGGGGTTTGACTATTTTCAAGGCTATTTCTTGTGCAAGCCCCACCTGGTGGTGGGTAAATCCATTCCGGCATCGCAGCAGGTCCTGGTCTCGCTATTGGGCGAGTTAGGGGGTGATGACTATGATGTGGAAAAAGTATCGTCCATCATCGCCCAGGATCCACGCTTGTCCTACAAACTGTTAAGGGTCGTCAATTCCGCCGCTTTCGGTTTGCCACGTAGGGTCACATCGATTGAAGATACAGTGGTGTTTCTGGGAGCGAATGAATTGCGACGCTGGGCGGGCATGCTAGCGTTAGCCGGAGTGGATAATAAGCCTAACGAGTTGCTGCTAACCGGGATCAAGAGAGCGAAAATGTGTGAGTTCGCTGCTAAATCACTGAAGCGTTCCAATCCCGGCAGTTATTTTGCGGCGGGCCTGCTGTCGGTGCTGGACGCACTGCTCGATCAGCCACTGGACTTGCTGATGAAGCAGATGCCGCTGTCACCGGAGCTGGAACAGGCATTGCTGGAGGGTGGGGGTGAGCTAGGACAGATTCTGTGTGCGGTGATTGCCTATGATGAAGGTCGTTTTGATAAGGTGTCGCCCATGGGGTTGGATGCGAATCAGATGTGGGAGATGTACCTTGACGCCGTGCAGTGGGCTGAGAAAGTGAGCCAGAGCATGAGCGCCCCCCATTAA
- a CDS encoding hydantoinase/oxoprolinase family protein, giving the protein MIDSDQHPQPILQVLGVDTGGTFTDFVLFDAQKPSAPLRIHKVLSTPDAPERAILLGIDALGLTQSVASGRVAIIHGSTVATNAALEGKGVRTAFITNTGFKDLMTIGRQTRRELYNLQPAAVIPPVAAELCFEMPGRVDSSGRLLDPLADKKTDAQLAQLKERLQAANVEAVAITQLFSFLNPEPESKMKAALQDRWFVSASHEVLPESGEYERAIATWLNASLGPKVQHYLRRLLNGVSPSPLAVMQSTGGVMDAEYAGNMPVNMLLSGPAGGLAAAQFLGKQTGFTKLLTFDMGGTSTDVSLIDGSIQLTNEGHIGPWPVAVAQVDMHTIGAGGGSFAYADAGGMLQVGPQSAGANPGPACYGQGGSRATVTDANAVLGRLQAKYFLGGDMALDLVAAEHAMDALATELNLSRQQTAEGIIRIANEHMVRALRVISIERGHHLDEFRLCCFGGAGGLHVCALAEALELKQAIVPNQGGVLSALGMVVAPKSRQLSQAYRTIGTTDTLSPGHQGLSESIDLDQLEQTLAALQQRGINQLLDEGIEQDEIRCELSLDLRYRGQRFYLNLGWKNDLKAVTEGFHRQHEMRYGHRLAMPVELVNLRCQVSAPAAVEQLPPWATNPKGCAPASAKEEVRLTGIEKPVAIYWRPDLIAGQTIHGPALITETVSTTLVATGWRAQVDKWGNLQLSHG; this is encoded by the coding sequence ATGATCGATTCTGACCAGCACCCTCAACCCATCCTCCAGGTACTTGGCGTCGATACCGGCGGCACCTTTACCGACTTTGTTTTATTTGACGCGCAGAAGCCGTCAGCGCCGCTACGTATCCATAAAGTACTGTCCACACCGGATGCACCGGAACGCGCCATCCTACTGGGCATTGACGCCCTAGGGTTAACACAGTCAGTCGCTTCAGGGCGGGTTGCCATCATTCACGGCAGCACGGTTGCCACCAACGCGGCGCTGGAAGGCAAAGGGGTTCGAACGGCGTTTATCACCAACACCGGCTTCAAAGACTTAATGACCATCGGCCGCCAGACCCGGCGCGAGCTCTATAATCTGCAACCCGCAGCCGTTATACCTCCGGTTGCGGCCGAATTGTGTTTTGAAATGCCGGGCAGAGTGGATTCATCGGGGCGGTTGCTGGACCCGTTGGCGGATAAAAAGACCGACGCACAATTAGCACAGCTAAAAGAAAGGCTGCAAGCTGCCAATGTTGAGGCCGTTGCGATTACCCAACTGTTTTCGTTTTTGAATCCCGAGCCGGAATCCAAAATGAAAGCGGCTCTGCAAGACCGGTGGTTTGTCAGTGCGTCCCATGAGGTATTGCCGGAATCCGGGGAGTACGAGCGCGCGATCGCCACTTGGCTGAATGCCAGTCTGGGCCCCAAAGTTCAGCACTATTTACGGCGTTTACTCAATGGCGTGAGCCCAAGCCCGTTAGCGGTAATGCAATCCACCGGCGGGGTGATGGACGCCGAGTACGCTGGCAACATGCCGGTGAATATGTTGTTGTCCGGGCCTGCTGGCGGCTTGGCGGCCGCCCAGTTCCTGGGCAAACAAACCGGATTCACAAAATTGCTTACCTTTGATATGGGTGGCACCTCGACCGACGTTTCCTTGATTGACGGCAGCATACAACTGACCAATGAGGGCCATATCGGGCCGTGGCCGGTGGCGGTTGCTCAGGTTGATATGCACACCATCGGTGCTGGCGGCGGCTCTTTCGCTTATGCCGATGCCGGGGGCATGCTGCAGGTAGGACCGCAGTCTGCCGGTGCTAATCCGGGACCGGCGTGTTACGGACAGGGCGGCTCGCGCGCCACTGTTACAGATGCGAACGCCGTGCTGGGGCGCTTGCAGGCGAAGTACTTTCTGGGCGGGGACATGGCCCTGGATCTGGTAGCCGCAGAGCACGCCATGGACGCCCTTGCCACCGAACTGAACCTGAGCCGCCAACAAACCGCCGAAGGCATTATTCGGATTGCAAATGAGCATATGGTGCGGGCATTACGGGTGATCTCCATTGAACGCGGCCACCACCTGGATGAATTCCGACTGTGCTGTTTCGGCGGAGCCGGCGGCTTGCACGTGTGCGCCCTGGCCGAGGCACTGGAACTCAAGCAGGCAATCGTACCGAATCAGGGCGGGGTGTTATCGGCTCTGGGTATGGTAGTAGCCCCCAAATCCCGCCAACTTTCTCAGGCGTATCGCACCATCGGCACCACCGACACCCTCAGCCCCGGCCACCAAGGCCTATCAGAATCCATCGACCTCGACCAACTGGAGCAGACATTGGCGGCACTGCAACAACGAGGCATTAATCAATTACTGGATGAGGGGATAGAGCAGGATGAAATTCGTTGCGAGTTGAGCCTGGATCTGCGCTATCGAGGGCAGCGCTTTTACCTCAATCTAGGATGGAAAAACGATCTCAAGGCAGTAACCGAGGGCTTTCACCGGCAGCATGAAATGCGCTACGGGCACCGACTGGCAATGCCGGTTGAACTGGTGAATTTACGCTGCCAGGTCAGCGCACCTGCTGCAGTGGAGCAACTGCCACCCTGGGCAACGAACCCGAAGGGCTGCGCACCGGCCTCGGCGAAAGAAGAGGTCAGGCTAACCGGCATTGAGAAGCCTGTAGCCATTTATTGGCGACCGGATTTGATTGCCGGACAAACAATTCATGGTCCGGCACTGATAACGGAAACCGTGTCGACAACGCTGGTTGCCACCGGCTGGCGGGCTCAGGTGGACAAATGGGGCAATTTACAACTGAGTCATGGTTAA
- the mutM gene encoding bifunctional DNA-formamidopyrimidine glycosylase/DNA-(apurinic or apyrimidinic site) lyase — MPELPEVETTRRGILPHIVEQRVKTLEVRQAKLRWPVPDSIHQVAGKKLLDVERRGKYLLFRFRNGTVIAHLGMSGSMRITAPDEPPGFHDHVDMVFSDGRRLRYCDPRRFGAWLWTEEEPTDHPLIASLGPEPLTEAFHATYLHGKSRGRKSSIKAFIMDSHIVVGVGNIYANEALFMAGIHPKRAAGKVSAARYEKLVQAIKQVLADAINMGGTTLRDFVGGDGKPGYFQQTLRVYGRANRPCRNCQTPLKEIRLGQRSTVFCKLCQT, encoded by the coding sequence ATGCCTGAATTACCTGAAGTCGAAACCACCCGTCGTGGCATCCTGCCGCATATTGTAGAGCAGCGTGTGAAAACCCTGGAAGTCCGCCAAGCCAAATTGCGCTGGCCGGTACCGGACAGTATTCACCAGGTAGCTGGGAAAAAGTTGCTGGATGTGGAGCGGCGTGGCAAGTACCTGCTATTTCGGTTTCGCAATGGCACGGTGATCGCTCACCTGGGGATGTCCGGTAGTATGCGCATTACGGCGCCGGATGAGCCGCCGGGTTTTCATGATCACGTGGATATGGTGTTCAGTGACGGGCGCCGGTTGCGGTATTGCGATCCACGGCGTTTTGGTGCCTGGTTATGGACAGAGGAGGAGCCCACTGATCATCCGCTGATCGCGTCTTTGGGGCCGGAGCCCTTAACGGAGGCGTTTCACGCAACCTACCTGCACGGCAAATCTAGAGGCCGCAAAAGCAGTATCAAAGCCTTCATTATGGACAGTCATATCGTTGTGGGCGTAGGTAATATCTATGCTAATGAAGCGCTGTTTATGGCGGGCATTCACCCCAAGCGGGCGGCGGGGAAGGTGAGTGCTGCCCGGTATGAAAAATTGGTTCAGGCCATTAAACAGGTTCTGGCGGACGCCATCAATATGGGTGGCACCACCTTGCGCGACTTTGTCGGCGGAGATGGCAAGCCGGGCTACTTTCAGCAGACTTTGCGGGTTTATGGTCGTGCCAACAGGCCATGCCGTAACTGCCAAACGCCCCTCAAGGAAATCCGCCTGGGGCAGCGCTCTACCGTTTTCTGTAAACTGTGCCAAACTTAG
- the ggt gene encoding gamma-glutamyltransferase — translation MTFRTNLTAFCFILLTTVAQADIVTPKHNAVASAHPLATKAGLEILQAGGNAFDAAVTVASVLGVVEPYSAGIGGGGFWMLHQAKNNKTLMIDAREKAPAAATRDMFLNKKGAVDRDLAINTALSAGIPGQAAAMAHLAEHYGTLPLGKTLAAAIHYADTGFPANKVYLQLAKVRHSVLQRYPASKRLFLLDGAEMDIGTLIRQPGLADTLQALAKDGFAGFYKGDVAKRLVKGVQAYGGIWTEQDLADYTVVERDPIRFNYQGATIWSAPPPSSGGVALQQMFGMMSQFKYSDMNEADKTHLLIEVMRRAYRDRAEYLGDSDFVKIPLNRITSEEYLQDLSDSISMAHATPSSSLGLPKQVGSGTHTTHFSIIDKQGNQVAATLSINLPFGNGVTIEGTGVLLNNEMDDFSAKPGSPNAYGLIGSEANAIEPGKRPLSSMTPTFMEFGPKDNRQLAVIGTPGGSRIITMVFLGLLEALDQKGIQSWVDRPRFHHQFAPDVVQYEDDAFDPKLKAALEKRGHTLKSVGREYGDMHTVRWYQKNGEVEAASDKRRLGYAEISP, via the coding sequence ATGACCTTTCGCACCAACTTGACCGCCTTCTGTTTTATCTTGCTCACCACCGTCGCGCAGGCGGATATCGTGACCCCCAAGCACAATGCTGTCGCCAGCGCCCACCCCCTGGCAACAAAAGCCGGCCTGGAGATCCTGCAAGCGGGTGGTAACGCGTTCGATGCGGCAGTGACGGTCGCTTCGGTGCTGGGCGTAGTGGAACCCTATAGTGCGGGGATCGGCGGTGGTGGTTTTTGGATGCTGCATCAGGCCAAGAACAATAAAACGTTAATGATCGATGCTCGCGAGAAAGCCCCCGCAGCCGCCACCCGGGATATGTTTCTGAATAAAAAAGGCGCCGTCGACCGCGATCTCGCCATCAATACCGCACTGAGCGCTGGCATACCTGGCCAGGCCGCCGCCATGGCCCATCTTGCAGAGCACTACGGCACCCTGCCGCTGGGCAAAACCCTGGCTGCCGCGATTCACTACGCGGATACCGGCTTCCCTGCCAACAAAGTGTATCTCCAGCTTGCCAAAGTGCGACACTCCGTTTTGCAACGCTACCCCGCCAGCAAACGCCTGTTCCTTCTGGATGGTGCAGAAATGGATATCGGCACGCTGATCCGGCAACCGGGCCTGGCCGACACGTTGCAGGCACTAGCCAAAGATGGCTTTGCCGGATTCTATAAAGGCGACGTCGCCAAGCGCCTGGTCAAGGGGGTGCAAGCTTACGGTGGCATCTGGACAGAACAGGATCTGGCGGATTACACCGTGGTGGAACGTGACCCTATCCGCTTTAATTATCAGGGTGCCACCATTTGGTCTGCTCCTCCACCCTCTTCCGGAGGAGTGGCGCTGCAGCAAATGTTCGGCATGATGTCCCAGTTTAAATACAGCGATATGAATGAGGCGGATAAAACGCATTTACTGATCGAAGTGATGCGCAGGGCCTACCGCGACCGTGCGGAGTACCTGGGTGATTCCGATTTCGTCAAAATCCCTCTTAATCGCATTACCAGCGAAGAATATCTGCAAGATTTGTCCGATTCCATTTCCATGGCCCACGCCACCCCCAGTAGCAGCCTGGGATTGCCCAAACAGGTTGGCTCCGGCACCCATACCACTCACTTTTCAATCATTGACAAACAAGGCAACCAAGTCGCCGCAACGCTCTCGATTAATCTGCCTTTCGGCAATGGTGTCACTATCGAAGGCACCGGGGTGTTGCTGAACAACGAAATGGATGATTTCTCCGCCAAGCCCGGCAGCCCCAACGCCTACGGACTGATCGGTTCGGAAGCCAATGCCATTGAGCCGGGCAAACGCCCTCTTTCCAGCATGACTCCCACTTTTATGGAATTCGGCCCGAAAGACAATCGACAGCTTGCTGTGATCGGGACCCCAGGCGGCAGCCGCATTATCACCATGGTATTTTTGGGCTTACTGGAAGCACTCGATCAAAAAGGAATCCAGAGCTGGGTTGATCGACCACGCTTCCACCACCAATTTGCCCCTGATGTGGTGCAATACGAAGACGACGCCTTTGACCCTAAATTGAAAGCGGCGCTGGAAAAACGCGGCCACACCCTGAAGTCCGTTGGCCGAGAATACGGTGATATGCATACCGTACGCTGGTATCAAAAGAACGGTGAGGTGGAAGCAGCCTCTGATAAGCGCCGCCTGGGTTACGCTGAAATATCACCATAG
- a CDS encoding YfhL family 4Fe-4S dicluster ferredoxin, whose product MALLITDDCINCDVCEPECPNGAITQGDEIYVIEPSKCTECVGHYDEPQCQQVCPVDCIPLDPENVESEDQLMEKYERLQAEG is encoded by the coding sequence ATGGCCCTACTGATCACCGATGATTGCATTAACTGTGATGTGTGCGAACCGGAATGCCCTAACGGGGCTATTACCCAGGGCGATGAAATTTATGTCATTGAACCCTCCAAATGCACCGAGTGCGTGGGCCACTATGATGAACCTCAATGTCAGCAGGTCTGTCCGGTTGACTGCATTCCGCTGGACCCCGAAAACGTTGAATCCGAAGACCAGCTGATGGAGAAATACGAACGCCTGCAAGCCGAGGGCTAA
- the coaD gene encoding pantetheine-phosphate adenylyltransferase produces the protein MSSHTRVVYPGTFDPLTNGHLDLVERASRLFDEVVVAIASSEKKKPLFSLEQRINLAIEAVSHLPNVEVKGFSKLLVFFCQEEKANVLLRGLRAVSDFEYEFQLANMNRALDHEIETAFLTPSEHLSFISSSLVREISALGGDVSPFVPTHVLQALRSKHSE, from the coding sequence ATGTCATCACACACCCGAGTCGTCTATCCAGGCACGTTTGATCCCCTCACCAATGGCCATCTGGATCTTGTAGAACGCGCATCGCGCCTATTTGACGAGGTCGTCGTTGCGATTGCGTCCAGCGAGAAGAAAAAACCGCTGTTCAGCCTGGAACAACGCATCAACCTGGCCATTGAAGCGGTTTCCCACTTGCCCAACGTCGAAGTGAAAGGCTTTTCCAAATTGCTGGTGTTCTTTTGCCAGGAGGAAAAAGCCAATGTCTTGTTACGAGGCCTACGGGCCGTTTCGGATTTTGAGTACGAGTTTCAACTGGCCAACATGAACCGCGCTTTGGACCATGAAATTGAAACCGCTTTTCTCACCCCTTCGGAGCACCTTTCCTTTATCAGCTCTTCTTTAGTGCGTGAGATATCGGCACTGGGCGGCGATGTCAGCCCCTTTGTTCCAACCCATGTATTGCAGGCGCTGCGCTCCAAACACAGCGAATAG